CTGGGTTGTTCTGCGCCTCACCCCCTTCCCAAAGCCGACAGCAAAGGTTTGGCCACAGGGGATGTCTCCTTCGCCGGTCTGGATGATCCGGTTACGTCGCTCTCCTTCGTGCGCGACAACTATCTGGTGCGGATTCACAGCGTTGGGGAGACTCCATACCCCCTCAAGGCTTTTTCCGCCAGTATCGATGCCCTGATTACCGCCGGTCATTGATACTGGCAGGTGGATGATAAAACCTGACGCCTTTGATGCGGCCTTCCGGCAGGAAGGCCGCTTTTTTTATGGTACGGCAGGCCATGTCTGACGTTGGGAGGCAAAATAGGATTGATTTTTTGCTGAAAAAAAGTCATGCTCCCCCCCCATGCGCTTCCTGAATCCAAAGACCGATTTTGCCTTCAAAAAAATCTTCGGCTCTGAAGAGAGCCGGGATGTCCTGATCAGTTTTTTGAACGCCCTTCTTGCCCTGGAACCCCCCGACCAGATCACCGAAGTCACCATTCTGGATCCCTACCTCGCCCCTAAAATCAAGGGGATGAAGGATAGCTTTCTGGATGTCCGCGTCAAAGATCAAAAAAGCCACGCATATATCATCGAGATGCAGGTTCTCAATGTTGCCGGGTTTGAAAAGAGGATCCTCTACAACGCCTGTAAAGCCTATGCCGGCCAGATCCAGACAGGTGAACACTATCGCCTGCTGACCAATGTGGTGGCTATCACCATCACCGATTTTACCATGTTCGAGGAGCTGCCCGACATCATCAACCGCTTCATGCTGCGGGCCGGCGCCAACCCGGAAATTTCCCTGGATGATTTGGAACTCCTTTTTGCCGAACTGCCCAAATTTACCAAAAATCAAGACCATCTCGTTTCCATCGTGGATAAATGGTTCTACTTTTTAAAACACGCTGGCGGCCTGCAAACCGTACCCAAAACCTTGGCTGACGAACCGGCCATCCAAAAAGCCTTTGCCATTGCCAACAAGGCTGCCCTCTCCCCGGAGGAGCTGGAAGATCAGGAAAA
This portion of the Magnetococcales bacterium genome encodes:
- a CDS encoding Rpn family recombination-promoting nuclease/putative transposase, with amino-acid sequence MRFLNPKTDFAFKKIFGSEESRDVLISFLNALLALEPPDQITEVTILDPYLAPKIKGMKDSFLDVRVKDQKSHAYIIEMQVLNVAGFEKRILYNACKAYAGQIQTGEHYRLLTNVVAITITDFTMFEELPDIINRFMLRAGANPEISLDDLELLFAELPKFTKNQDHLVSIVDKWFYFLKHAGGLQTVPKTLADEPAIQKAFAIANKAALSPEELEDQEKREIFIQDQRGAIIFAEQQGEKRGIQIGERIGEQRGIEIGEQRGIEIGEQRGIEIGKARGRRDVEAAVLLRLLHRRFGLVPDEMIEKIHSADLNMIEKWSENFVFADSLEDVFV